In one Corallococcus sp. EGB genomic region, the following are encoded:
- a CDS encoding SMI1/KNR4 family protein: MTDLLEEVSLHHFPNPPATSAQLEAFEARMGWRLDPDMRAFYLHCDGAKLFDRVDPDFHFLPLAMIRRARVVMLQDDSDKSGPASWYVACALHDSNYILVDVGPQSGERYPIIDGYREGFPDPYYCTRIANSFSEFLAGALRSERRWFWLREEA; encoded by the coding sequence ATGACCGACCTGCTGGAGGAGGTGTCACTGCACCACTTCCCCAACCCACCCGCGACGTCCGCCCAGCTCGAGGCGTTCGAGGCCCGCATGGGGTGGCGGCTGGATCCGGACATGCGCGCGTTCTACCTGCACTGCGACGGCGCGAAGCTGTTCGACCGCGTCGACCCGGACTTCCACTTCCTCCCGCTGGCGATGATCCGCCGAGCGCGGGTGGTCATGCTCCAGGACGACAGCGACAAATCCGGTCCCGCGTCCTGGTACGTGGCGTGCGCACTCCACGACAGCAACTACATCCTCGTGGACGTGGGCCCGCAGTCCGGAGAGCGCTATCCCATTATCGACGGCTATCGGGAGGGCTTCCCCGACCCGTACTACTGCACGCGGATCGCCAACTCCTTCTCGGAGTTCCTCGCCGGTGCGCTCCGCTCCGAGCGGCGTTGGTTCTGGCTCCGGGAAGAGGCATAA
- a CDS encoding cytochrome C oxidase subunit IV family protein, translated as MAEEAVEKPGRQLGVVAILSVGVVLLALTTLTYLLHKLHHGDWSLPVALLIAAAKGLLIALFYMHLREQRASNGLVLITSVVFVAVLLVVCVLETRTRFAPTIPPGPFPVEALPGAMEDPRSARPPEPAGPREP; from the coding sequence GTGGCCGAGGAAGCGGTGGAGAAGCCCGGGCGTCAGCTGGGCGTGGTCGCCATCCTGAGCGTGGGCGTGGTGCTGCTCGCGCTGACGACGCTGACGTATCTGCTGCACAAGCTGCACCACGGAGATTGGTCGCTGCCGGTGGCGCTGCTCATCGCGGCGGCGAAGGGGCTGCTGATTGCCCTGTTCTACATGCACCTGCGAGAGCAGCGCGCGAGCAACGGGTTGGTGCTGATCACCTCGGTGGTGTTCGTGGCGGTGCTGCTGGTGGTGTGCGTGCTGGAGACGCGCACGCGCTTCGCGCCCACGATTCCGCCGGGTCCATTTCCAGTGGAGGCCCTGCCGGGCGCGATGGAGGACCCGAGGAGCGCGCGACCTCCGGAGCCCGCGGGTCCCCGGGAGCCTTGA
- a CDS encoding cytochrome c oxidase subunit 3, producing MPPEAVTGHWGSEDARKQAAYLGMWVFIATEVLLFAGLFTAYGVYRSVYPEAFRASQLKMEVGLGTLNTFILVSSSILVALAVHAVRGNRPGLGGALLLAAALLGVVFLVVKGVEYAHHVKDGGLPGDAYRFTELPRVGASLFFTLYYLLTGLHALHVTVGVCMLVVLGVRSAAGTFGPTYATPVEVGGMYWHLVDVIWLFVYPIIYLS from the coding sequence ATGCCGCCTGAGGCCGTGACCGGGCACTGGGGCTCCGAGGACGCGCGCAAGCAGGCGGCGTACCTGGGCATGTGGGTCTTCATCGCGACGGAGGTGCTGCTGTTCGCGGGGCTGTTCACGGCCTACGGCGTGTATCGCTCGGTGTATCCGGAGGCGTTCCGCGCCTCGCAGCTCAAGATGGAGGTGGGGCTGGGCACGCTGAACACCTTCATCCTGGTGTCGAGCAGCATCCTGGTGGCGCTCGCGGTGCACGCGGTGCGGGGCAACCGGCCGGGGCTGGGCGGCGCGCTGCTGCTGGCGGCGGCGCTGTTGGGCGTGGTGTTCCTGGTGGTGAAGGGCGTGGAGTACGCGCACCACGTGAAGGACGGCGGGCTGCCGGGGGACGCGTACCGGTTCACGGAGCTGCCGCGCGTGGGCGCGAGCCTCTTCTTCACGCTGTACTACCTGCTGACGGGCCTCCACGCGCTGCACGTGACGGTGGGCGTCTGCATGCTGGTGGTGCTGGGCGTGCGCTCCGCGGCGGGGACGTTCGGGCCCACGTACGCGACGCCGGTGGAGGTGGGCGGCATGTACTGGCACCTGGTGGACGTCATCTGGTTGTTCGTCTACCCCATCATCTACCTGTCATGA